In a single window of the Planctomycetota bacterium genome:
- a CDS encoding prenyltransferase/squalene oxidase repeat-containing protein encodes MKMCVLAIAALCGAPQESELGKKLLEIYANAADWLVSQQDPHGAWHMGPPGKSMPSPAYTGLILHGLANAPQALRAKYRPAVDRATEFLLSKRNADGSFGEGPTGSFMKTYTTAVCMMALASVERTDRVADALRGAQAYLRQNQLKEGIHRGGLGYGDESPVVVGGQVTTKKSIANLSITGFAAEGMIMAERAGLPRDEEFWKLVVEFVRKCQNNTEVNNDPEFVAALKKAGLSVGDDGGLYYAPVADGSIQKAGTRKIADREVIQSYGSMTYDGIKTYLYAGLRKDSPEVKAAIDWVRKNYSIESHPGFAFDATQRHHLRGLYYYYLVMARALDAYGERPFETFDGRKRDWPVELAEQLLKTVRESKMWKNDNPGWYEGDPVLTTSYVLSTLDILFKHIK; translated from the coding sequence ATGAAGATGTGCGTGCTGGCGATCGCGGCGCTCTGCGGCGCGCCGCAGGAAAGCGAACTCGGTAAGAAGCTTCTGGAGATCTACGCGAACGCGGCGGACTGGCTGGTGAGCCAGCAGGATCCGCACGGGGCCTGGCACATGGGGCCTCCCGGGAAATCCATGCCCAGCCCGGCCTACACGGGGCTCATTCTGCACGGTCTGGCCAACGCGCCGCAGGCCCTGCGGGCCAAGTACCGTCCGGCCGTGGACCGGGCCACGGAGTTTCTGCTCTCCAAGCGGAACGCGGACGGGTCGTTCGGCGAAGGACCGACGGGCTCGTTCATGAAGACCTACACCACGGCGGTGTGCATGATGGCGCTCGCGTCGGTGGAGCGGACGGACCGCGTCGCCGACGCGCTCCGCGGCGCTCAGGCCTACCTTCGGCAGAACCAGCTCAAGGAGGGCATCCACCGCGGAGGGCTGGGCTACGGCGACGAATCGCCCGTCGTGGTCGGCGGTCAGGTGACCACCAAGAAATCGATCGCGAACCTCTCGATCACCGGCTTTGCGGCCGAGGGGATGATCATGGCCGAGCGCGCGGGGCTGCCCCGGGACGAGGAGTTCTGGAAGCTCGTCGTGGAGTTCGTGCGCAAGTGTCAGAACAACACCGAGGTGAACAACGACCCCGAGTTCGTCGCAGCTCTCAAGAAAGCGGGTCTTTCGGTGGGGGACGACGGGGGCCTCTACTACGCCCCGGTGGCCGACGGCTCGATCCAGAAGGCCGGCACCCGCAAGATCGCCGACCGGGAGGTGATTCAGAGCTACGGCTCGATGACCTACGACGGCATCAAGACGTATCTTTACGCCGGGCTTCGGAAGGACTCCCCCGAGGTGAAAGCCGCGATCGACTGGGTGCGGAAGAACTACTCGATCGAGAGCCACCCCGGCTTCGCCTTCGACGCGACGCAGCGCCACCACCTGCGCGGGCTCTATTACTACTATCTGGTCATGGCGCGCGCGCTGGACGCCTACGGGGAGCGTCCCTTCGAGACCTTCGACGGGCGCAAGCGGGACTGGCCGGTGGAGCTGGCAGAACAGCTTCTGAAGACCGTGCGGGAGTCGAAGATGTGGAAGAACGACAACCCCGGCTGGTACGAAGGCGATCCCGTGCTGACGACGAGCTACGTCCTTTCGACGCTCGACATTCTTTTCAAGCACATCAAGTAA
- a CDS encoding inositol-3-phosphate synthase produces the protein MERKVGVWIVGACGSVATCAVAGAEAVRSGAIGTAGLVSELPEFRDLDLPRFDQFVFGGHEIRPVDWVAAAEEYARENGVLTPAVLEAVRPALARWSENLRPGVTLNSGGGVRSIAPEAGDRPLPLREIVRLIRSDLEAFRARHGLDEVVVVHLTSAEPHFVPPREFHYLESFEALLEADRRDLFPASVLYATAAIEAGFPYVNFTTCIGSSFPALDELARRRGVPHAGRDGKTGETLLKTTLAPMFVARNLRVLSWEGYNMLGNRDGRVLDEPDANRAKTRDKDQCLRDILKDESVHSRVRIDYVPSLGDWKTAWDFVHFTGFLGARMSLQFTWQGCDSALAAPLVLDLVRFVDFAHRRNESGVLRHLGCFFKAPYGVEEHGFFRQHEALLAYAAAHRPAGGRVLSGR, from the coding sequence ATGGAGCGCAAAGTCGGGGTATGGATTGTCGGCGCGTGCGGGAGCGTGGCCACCTGCGCCGTGGCCGGCGCCGAGGCCGTCCGGTCCGGCGCCATCGGAACCGCGGGGCTCGTGAGCGAGCTTCCGGAGTTCCGTGATCTCGATCTGCCGCGGTTCGACCAGTTCGTCTTCGGGGGCCACGAGATCCGGCCCGTGGACTGGGTGGCCGCCGCCGAGGAGTACGCGCGCGAGAACGGCGTCCTGACCCCGGCCGTTCTCGAGGCGGTGCGGCCCGCTTTGGCGCGGTGGAGCGAGAATCTCCGCCCCGGCGTCACGCTCAACAGCGGCGGGGGCGTCCGCTCGATCGCCCCGGAGGCGGGGGATCGCCCGCTTCCCCTGCGCGAGATCGTCCGCCTGATCCGCTCGGACCTCGAAGCCTTCCGGGCGCGTCACGGCCTGGACGAGGTCGTGGTGGTGCACCTCACCTCGGCGGAGCCGCACTTCGTTCCCCCGCGGGAGTTCCATTATCTCGAATCGTTCGAAGCGCTTCTGGAGGCGGACCGCCGGGACCTCTTTCCGGCCAGCGTCCTTTACGCCACGGCGGCGATCGAGGCGGGGTTCCCGTACGTCAACTTCACGACGTGCATCGGCTCGAGCTTCCCGGCGCTCGACGAACTGGCGCGGCGCCGCGGGGTGCCCCATGCGGGGCGCGACGGGAAGACGGGCGAAACGCTGCTCAAGACGACGCTGGCGCCCATGTTCGTGGCGCGGAACCTGCGCGTGCTCTCGTGGGAAGGCTACAACATGCTCGGCAACCGCGACGGGCGCGTCCTCGACGAGCCGGACGCCAACCGCGCCAAGACGCGCGACAAGGATCAGTGCCTCCGGGACATCCTCAAGGACGAGTCGGTGCACTCCCGCGTCCGGATCGACTATGTGCCCTCGCTGGGGGACTGGAAGACGGCGTGGGACTTCGTTCATTTCACGGGATTCCTGGGCGCCCGGATGTCGCTTCAGTTCACCTGGCAGGGGTGCGACTCCGCGCTGGCGGCGCCCCTGGTCCTGGACCTGGTTCGGTTCGTGGACTTCGCGCACCGCCGCAACGAGTCGGGCGTCCTGCGGCACCTGGGATGCTTCTTCAAGGCTCCCTACGGGGTCGAGGAGCACGGATTCTTCCGCCAGCACGAGGCGCTTCTGGCGTACGCGGCGGCCCACCGGCCGGCCGGGGGTCGGGTGCTTTCGGGCCGCTGA
- a CDS encoding formylglycine-generating enzyme family protein: MNLLSRPWVGVVWASLALGGAAAAQEPPPRETVAIPGTGVRFELVRVPGGRAVVGSPEGEPGRQPDEGPVREIPLGSFWIGAREVTWEEYSLYYESYRQEKADGVTRPSQPDVVDPKEPFPNGAEQTPRHPALSIGWYGAVGYCEWLSRKTGQRYRLPTEAEWEYACRAGLAGPAPQPLAEYAWFKDNSGDQTHPVGQKKPNPWGLYDMFGNAWELCLEPYAPPAFGPVVRGGAWNSPASEVRAANRQTIPEEWAERDPKRPLRLWWLTDGPFVGFRVVRVEGGDPEAERRAAAQVEFRNVRIVRPGKRPDYLDRVEGELVYKGELPVRELEVMVVFLDEDGKPMRKDPKEKPAFNVCHPVLVHSAHEGEHRKPLRPGESRTFALDVPHPFIEAGPLDLHQVTAVVSRIHLVRE, from the coding sequence ATGAATCTTCTTTCCCGGCCTTGGGTCGGCGTCGTTTGGGCGTCGCTGGCGCTGGGCGGCGCGGCCGCGGCCCAGGAACCTCCTCCCAGGGAAACGGTGGCGATTCCCGGTACGGGCGTGCGGTTCGAACTGGTGCGCGTGCCCGGCGGACGGGCCGTCGTGGGCAGCCCCGAGGGTGAGCCCGGCCGGCAGCCGGACGAAGGCCCCGTGCGGGAGATCCCGCTGGGATCCTTCTGGATCGGGGCGCGGGAGGTGACGTGGGAGGAGTACTCCCTCTACTATGAGAGCTACCGGCAGGAGAAGGCGGACGGGGTGACCCGTCCGTCGCAGCCGGACGTGGTGGATCCCAAGGAGCCGTTTCCCAACGGCGCCGAGCAGACCCCGCGCCATCCGGCGCTTTCGATCGGCTGGTACGGCGCGGTCGGCTACTGCGAGTGGCTTTCCCGCAAGACCGGTCAGCGCTACCGCCTGCCGACCGAGGCGGAATGGGAATATGCCTGCCGGGCGGGCCTGGCGGGACCCGCTCCGCAACCCCTGGCCGAGTACGCCTGGTTCAAGGACAACAGCGGCGACCAGACCCACCCCGTGGGGCAAAAGAAGCCCAACCCTTGGGGGCTGTACGACATGTTCGGGAACGCCTGGGAACTTTGCCTGGAACCCTACGCGCCGCCGGCCTTCGGCCCCGTGGTGCGGGGAGGGGCCTGGAACAGCCCGGCTTCCGAAGTGCGCGCCGCGAACCGTCAGACCATTCCCGAGGAGTGGGCGGAGCGGGATCCCAAGCGGCCGCTGCGTCTCTGGTGGCTGACGGACGGGCCGTTTGTGGGGTTCCGCGTCGTGCGCGTCGAGGGCGGCGATCCGGAAGCCGAACGCCGCGCCGCCGCCCAGGTGGAGTTCCGCAACGTCCGTATCGTCCGGCCGGGCAAGCGGCCGGATTACCTCGACCGCGTGGAGGGCGAGCTCGTCTATAAGGGCGAGCTTCCGGTGCGCGAGCTTGAGGTCATGGTCGTCTTTCTCGACGAGGACGGGAAGCCCATGCGGAAGGATCCGAAGGAGAAACCCGCCTTCAACGTGTGCCATCCGGTGCTGGTTCACAGCGCGCATGAGGGGGAGCACCGCAAGCCGCTCCGGCCGGGCGAATCGCGGACGTTCGCCCTGGATGTTCCGCATCCGTTCATCGAGGCGGGGCCGCTGGATCTCCATCAGGTGACCGCGGTGGTTTCGAGAATTCATCTGGTCCGCGAGTGA